A window from Populus trichocarpa isolate Nisqually-1 chromosome 3, P.trichocarpa_v4.1, whole genome shotgun sequence encodes these proteins:
- the LOC7475736 gene encoding gibberellin 3-beta-dioxygenase 1 yields the protein MPSRSLTDAFRSHPVHLHQKHLDFSSLQEIPDSHKWTQLDDIEQQHPSVESFITESVPVIDLLDPNVLQNIGNACKTWGVLQVTNHGIPISLLESVEGVSRSLFSLPVQQKLKAARSPDGVSGYGVARISSFFSKLMWSEGFTIVGSPLEHFRQLWPQDYTKFCDVIEEHEKEMQKLARRLTWLMLGSLGITKKDLNWAGPKGESKEGGAALQLNSYPACPDPDLAMGLAAHTDSTLLTILYQNNTSGLQVLKEGIGWVTVPPIPGGLVVNVGDLLHILSNGLYPSVLHRAVVNRTKHRLSIAYLYGPPSSVQISPIQKLVGPNHPPLYRPITWNEYLVAKAKHFNKALSSVRICAPLNGLVDVNDHNSVKVG from the exons ATGCCTTCAAGATCATTGACAGACGCCTTTAGATCCCACCCCGTCCATCTACACCAAAAGCACCTTGACTTTTCCTCTCTTCAAGAAATACCTGACTCACACAAATGGACTCAACTTGATGACATTGAACAACAACATCCTTCAGTTGAATCCTTCATCACGGAATCTGTCCCCGTTATCGATCTCTTAGACCCTAACGTCCTTCAAAACATAGGCAATGCATGCAAAACTTGGGGTGTGCTTCAAGTCACAAACCATGGCATCCCTATTAGCCTTCTTGAGAGCGTTGAGGGTGTTAGTAGGAGCCTTTTCTCTTTACCTGTCCAGCAAAAACTCAAAGCAGCTAGATCACCCGATGGTGTTTCTGGCTATGGTGTGGCTaggatttcttcatttttctcaaAGCTCATGTGGTCAGAGGGATTCACCATAGTTGGTTCTCCACTTGAGCACTTTCGCCAACTTTGGCCCCAAGATTACACCAAATTCTG CGATGTAATTGAAGAACATGAGAAAGAAATGCAAAAGCTAGCAAGGAGGTTGACATGGTTAATGCTGGGCTCATTGGGCATAACCAAGAAAGATTTAAACTGGGCTGGACCGAAAGGTGAATCCAAAGAAGGTGGTGCAGCCTTGCAACTGAACTCCTACCCGGCTTGCCCAGATCCAGATCTGGCAATGGGTCTTGCTGCACACACAGACTCCACTCTGCTGACCATTCTTTACCAGAACAACACAAGTGGATTGCAGGTGCTGAAAGAGGGAATTGGGTGGGTCACCGTCCCACCAATCCCAGGTGGGCTTGTTGTAAATGTAGGCGACCTACTCCATATCCTATCAAACGGGTTGTACCCGAGTGTGCTCCACAGAGCGGTGGTTAACCGAACCAAACACAGATTATCCATAGCGTACCTCTACGGGCCACCATCAAGTGTTCAAATATCACCCATACAAAAACTTGTAGGCCCAAATCATCCTCCTCTCTATCGCCCAATCACTTGGAATGAATACCTTGTCGCTAAAGCTAAGCATTTCAACAAAGCATTATCATCGGTTAGGATTTGTGCTCCTCTAAATGGACTAGTTGATGTAAACGATCATAATAGTGTAAAAGTTGGTTAG